One region of Halomonas huangheensis genomic DNA includes:
- a CDS encoding DHA2 family efflux MFS transporter permease subunit translates to MTQVERLFERYGPRYRLWVTLTVMLGLVALGMSITIVNVAIPYIKGAFGMSDSQVQWLSTGFLASTTVSLLVAPWFVAAVGQRATFMGLLLVFIAASILGGMGQGMAALIAARIIQGAMTGLIRPVAMQALFAAYPPEGRGMALAMYGMCLGLPLTLATVIGGWLVENFTWRYVFFITLPICLAAVVMGSIFLPPREQKGPRPPFDWVGVVVLFAAVFSILTALSNGQRWGWDDPRVPVLVLFSLFCAVVFVIWQQRSEHPLLDLSIFRYRIFVVGTLAMLLFGGSFYGVMYLLPQFVQSVLHYSPVTAGMIFVPSTAVLGVLVPVVGWLSDRHPPHWITLPGLACTVFSVWHMAHMDWNTSFAFLAGNMAIMAVGMAAYPPPTLSNAIAALPLKLTGHGSGAINFAMQLGGALGTAGLVILLDRQTALHGNQLNAGVNAGNAMANESLGSFAELVARLGVPDTQQQAMAGYLVGRVESIWASMLAYQDGFWLLVGSLLIISIPSVLLSRWRYA, encoded by the coding sequence ATGACCCAGGTGGAGCGTCTCTTCGAACGCTATGGCCCTCGCTATCGGCTGTGGGTAACCCTTACCGTGATGCTGGGCCTGGTGGCACTCGGTATGTCGATCACCATCGTCAACGTGGCGATTCCCTACATCAAGGGCGCCTTTGGCATGAGTGACTCTCAGGTGCAGTGGCTCTCTACCGGCTTCCTGGCGTCCACCACGGTGTCGCTGCTGGTGGCGCCCTGGTTTGTCGCCGCTGTTGGACAGCGTGCCACCTTCATGGGCCTGCTACTGGTGTTCATCGCTGCCTCGATCCTTGGCGGTATGGGGCAGGGCATGGCAGCACTGATTGCTGCTCGCATCATTCAAGGTGCGATGACCGGGCTGATTCGACCGGTAGCCATGCAGGCGTTGTTTGCTGCCTATCCGCCAGAAGGGCGCGGTATGGCTCTGGCCATGTACGGCATGTGTCTGGGGTTGCCTCTGACGCTAGCGACGGTGATCGGCGGCTGGCTGGTGGAGAACTTCACCTGGCGCTACGTGTTCTTCATCACCTTGCCGATCTGCCTGGCTGCAGTAGTGATGGGCTCTATCTTCCTGCCGCCCCGTGAGCAGAAGGGCCCGCGCCCGCCCTTCGACTGGGTGGGCGTTGTGGTGCTGTTCGCTGCGGTCTTCTCGATCCTGACCGCGCTCTCCAACGGGCAGCGCTGGGGCTGGGATGACCCTCGAGTGCCGGTACTGGTGCTGTTCTCGCTCTTCTGTGCCGTGGTTTTCGTGATCTGGCAGCAGCGCAGTGAGCATCCGTTGTTGGATCTATCGATCTTTCGCTATCGCATCTTCGTGGTCGGCACGCTGGCGATGCTGCTGTTCGGCGGCTCCTTCTATGGCGTGATGTACCTGCTGCCACAGTTCGTGCAGTCGGTGCTGCATTACAGCCCGGTGACCGCCGGGATGATCTTCGTGCCATCGACTGCGGTGCTCGGTGTGTTGGTGCCAGTGGTTGGCTGGCTAAGCGATCGTCATCCACCACATTGGATCACCCTGCCGGGACTGGCCTGCACAGTGTTCTCGGTATGGCATATGGCGCATATGGACTGGAATACATCCTTTGCCTTTCTGGCCGGCAACATGGCGATCATGGCGGTTGGTATGGCGGCCTATCCACCGCCGACGTTGTCCAATGCCATCGCCGCGCTACCCCTCAAGTTGACCGGGCACGGCTCCGGTGCGATCAACTTCGCCATGCAGTTGGGTGGGGCGCTGGGCACCGCAGGGCTGGTGATCCTGCTCGATCGACAAACTGCGCTGCATGGCAATCAGCTCAATGCTGGCGTCAATGCCGGTAACGCCATGGCCAACGAGAGTCTCGGTAGCTTCGCCGAGCTGGTTGCTCGTCTCGGCGTCCCGGATACCCAGCAGCAGGCCATGGCTGGCTACCTGGTAGGGCGTGTGGAGTCGATCTGGGCCTCCATGCTCGCCTACCAGGATGGCTTCTGGTTGCTGGTGGGTAGCCTGTTGATCATCTCTATCCCCTCTGTATTGCTCAGTCGCTGGCGTTATGCCTAA
- a CDS encoding YciI family protein — translation MQQYALVAYDYTDDGALDRRLACREAHLEGIRELVRLGNFISGGAIVDDEGKMIGSNVHCQFDNRSELDAWLERDPYVTQKVWEHIEIRTVKLVDLGA, via the coding sequence ATGCAGCAATACGCTCTGGTGGCATACGACTATACGGATGATGGTGCACTGGATCGCCGTCTGGCCTGTCGCGAAGCCCATCTGGAAGGCATCCGAGAACTCGTCAGGCTGGGAAACTTCATCAGTGGCGGCGCGATTGTGGATGACGAAGGCAAGATGATCGGCTCAAACGTACACTGCCAGTTCGACAACCGCAGCGAGCTGGATGCCTGGCTGGAGCGAGACCCCTACGTTACGCAAAAGGTCTGGGAGCATATCGAGATTCGCACGGTCAAGTTGGTTGACCTGGGTGCCTGA
- a CDS encoding SDR family NAD(P)-dependent oxidoreductase, with product MSLPNPPSFSLAGKRALVTGASSGIGLGCAVALADAGAHTVLAARSPQKLDACVSELRARGQQVESLVLDVADIAHMQAEIERSGPYDILINSAGLARHGPALATASDDFDAVVDVNLKGAYFLSQAVARGLVAAGRGGSLINISSQMAHVGGPDRAVYCATKHAVEGFTKAMAIEWGQHGIRINTICPTFIRTPLTEQTFDDPEKVSWLLEKIKLGRVGTVEDIMGAAVYLASDAASLITGTSLKIDGGWTAE from the coding sequence ATGTCACTGCCTAACCCACCTTCCTTTTCTCTTGCGGGTAAGCGGGCGCTGGTGACTGGCGCCTCTTCCGGCATTGGCCTGGGGTGTGCTGTAGCGCTGGCGGATGCCGGCGCTCATACAGTATTGGCGGCACGCTCGCCGCAGAAGCTCGATGCCTGTGTCAGTGAGCTGCGTGCGCGTGGCCAGCAGGTAGAATCACTGGTGCTCGATGTCGCGGATATTGCGCATATGCAAGCCGAAATCGAGCGTAGTGGGCCTTACGACATCTTGATCAATTCGGCAGGCCTGGCGCGACATGGTCCGGCCCTGGCAACCGCCAGCGATGACTTCGATGCCGTCGTCGACGTCAATCTCAAGGGTGCCTACTTCCTGAGCCAGGCAGTTGCCCGAGGCCTTGTCGCAGCAGGGCGCGGTGGCTCACTGATCAATATCTCCAGCCAGATGGCGCATGTCGGTGGGCCGGATCGAGCGGTCTACTGTGCCACCAAGCATGCTGTCGAGGGCTTTACCAAAGCGATGGCCATCGAATGGGGACAGCACGGTATTCGCATCAACACCATTTGCCCCACCTTCATCAGAACACCGTTGACCGAGCAGACATTCGACGATCCGGAAAAGGTCTCGTGGCTACTGGAAAAGATCAAGCTGGGCCGAGTGGGCACGGTCGAAGACATCATGGGCGCTGCCGTATACCTGGCGTCTGATGCCGCTTCGCTGATAACGGGCACGTCACTGAAGATCGATGGTGGTTGGACAGCGGAGTAG